In Zerene cesonia ecotype Mississippi chromosome 18, Zerene_cesonia_1.1, whole genome shotgun sequence, the following are encoded in one genomic region:
- the LOC119833959 gene encoding solute carrier family 35 member F1-like, which translates to MAVVCVVWADVEGAPTDGKNQLVGDMLCLGGSLLYALVTVLQEIMLKTQACSEYLAMLGLIGGSISCLQTFFLEFNELVSFYWYEVETIVQLGGYCCVQTVFQILQSFMLRDAGAIILHLSFLSADYYTLIAGMFIFQFKFHALYFLSYLLAMVGVFLFSSRPTRPPPAPVLPQLVNDSVQSQDNVSMEYTVPTLDCIPLSEGLEPPMSRDTTFTSFLGGPQNVPNGIVTFGIPNAQNSTKEQDQL; encoded by the exons ATGGCAGTGGTATGCGTTGTATGGGCTGATGTGGAAGGGGCACCTACTGatg GGAAAAACCAGTTAGTTGGAGACATGCTTTGTCTCGGTGGATCACTGCTATATGCTTTAGTAACAGTGCTGCAAGAGATAATGCTCAAAACACAAGCCTGCTCAGAATATTTAGCCATGCTTGGACTCATAGGTGGCTCTATATCttgtttacaaacatttttcctGGAGTTTAATGAATTGGTTTCATTCTATTGGTATGAAGTGGAGACTATAGTACAGTTGGGAGGCTATTGCTGTGTACAAAcagtatttcaaatattacagAGCTTTATGTTAAGGGACGCTGGTGCAATTATATTGCATCTGTCATTCCTATCAGCAGATTATTATACACTGATTGCTGGAATGTTCATTTTTCAGTTTAAG TTTCACgcattatatttcttatcataTCTACTGGCAATGGTGGGAGTATTCCTGTTCAGTTCGCGGCCCACTCGCCCGCCCCCTGCACCAGTGTTACCGCAGCTAGTTAATGACTCTGTGCAGTCACAGGACAATGTGTCTAT GGAATATACTGTACCAACATTAGACTGCATACCACTGTCAGAAGGATTGGAACCGCCCATGAGCAGGGATACGACATTCACCTCGTTTCTCGGAGGCCCACAAAACGTGCCCAATGGTATTGTTACCTTTGGTATACCTAACGCACAAAATTCTACGAAGGAACAAGATCAACTTTAG
- the LOC119833960 gene encoding uncharacterized protein LOC119833960, with protein sequence MENVNFSEKVEVYFSELGRWKVWRSIVLGQILSLLLSGKCILTTLLQSATWQFPTTGQLVIPYLALFILFIPSLLCNGVKKLSKKWLIVLLACILDVEASWLLVMSQRFTSVLS encoded by the exons ATGGAGAATGTGAATTTTAGTGAAAAAGTTGAGGTGTACTTCTCGGAGTTAGGGCGATG gAAAGTATGGCGTAGTATTGTACTGGgccaaatattatcattattgctCAGtggaaaatgtatattaacaaCACTTCTACAAAGCGCGACTTGGCAATTTCCCACGACAGGCCAACTTGTAATCCCCTATTTAGCCCTTTTTATTCTGTTCATACCGTCTTTACTTTGTAAcggtgtaaaaaaattatcgaa GAAATGGCTGATAGTTCTCCTAGCATGCATACTAGATGTGGAGGCAAGCTGGTTGCTAGTCATGTCGCAGCGGTTCACATCAGTCTTGAGCTGA